In the genome of Segatella copri, one region contains:
- a CDS encoding sugar-binding domain-containing protein has translation MRNIVLIMGLMSCASLQAQGVGSNNKIDLSGQWRFSQGDAPTYEDVVKLPGSMLTNGKGNDVCTHTQWTGSLYDSSFYFNPYMEKYRQEEVLANGKHRIKGTMKFPFFLTPEKHYIGNAWYRKSVFVPKEWKKQRVILYLERPHIETSVYINGKLAGRDSSLSVPHEFDVTPYIIYGKDNEISIKVYNGIENVCVGQDSHSVTDQTQGNWNGIIGKMELQAHQQQYIRNLQVYPDVKGKQIKVVMDVTGNARKADFQFDVSGVKHSFSKIKRESDGKFSVIIPMGEDIRLWDEFHPNLYTLTATMGKESISTTFGMSEISIEGRQFYMNGKKIWMRGTVGNCCFPETGYPPTDEASWLRIFRKCKEYGLNMMRFHSYCPPEAAFSAADQVGIYLQPEGPSWPNHGVKLGNGMTIDHYLMQETQRMVEKYGNHPSFCMLAAGNEPAGNWVKWVGNFVEEWKKSGDKRRVYCGASVGGGWAWDPKSEYHVKGGARGLDWDKKAPQSEDNFDGDMVRVVQKGRTPITFDVNEPRVTHEMGQWCAFPDFKEISQYTGAYKARNFEIFSDLLRDNGMASQAEKFLHASGKLQTLAYKYDLERNLRTKDYAGFQLLGLNDYSGQGTALVGVLNVHWKEKGYCDAKDWTEFCSPIVPLAKFPRFVFSSENKVQVPVELYNAYHEPLQNAEVTYEVKDENQQVLASGKLGKSSLPGNSLADNQNSLPVGKNIGLGNVSLDFPHLHIPSPSQLVLEIQVKSSNAPVARNHWDFWVYPSQIEMPNTKVLKDIYIADSLDAKAQKVLQKGGKVLLLAAGKVKMGEDVKQTYLPVFWNTSWFKMRPPHTTGAAIDKAHPLFRNFPTDDWANLNWWELLNKAQVMNLREFPKDYQPTIQPIDTWHVSRKLGMMIEAKVGRGKLLMTTMDVTSDLEHRLVANQMRYAILKYMMSEDFQPAIEVDKHVIENLFTKSAPPVNMFTKDSPDELKPKLK, from the coding sequence ATGAGAAATATTGTATTGATAATGGGCTTGATGTCTTGTGCTTCCTTGCAGGCACAGGGCGTCGGCTCTAATAATAAGATAGACCTCTCGGGGCAATGGCGATTCTCGCAGGGAGATGCGCCTACCTATGAGGATGTAGTTAAGTTGCCGGGATCGATGCTCACCAACGGCAAGGGTAATGATGTCTGTACCCATACGCAATGGACAGGAAGTCTTTATGATTCTTCCTTCTATTTCAATCCTTATATGGAGAAATATCGCCAGGAGGAAGTGCTGGCGAATGGGAAGCATCGCATCAAGGGAACCATGAAGTTTCCTTTCTTCCTCACCCCAGAGAAGCATTACATCGGCAATGCGTGGTATCGCAAATCGGTGTTTGTGCCTAAGGAGTGGAAGAAGCAGCGCGTCATCCTCTATCTGGAACGTCCTCATATAGAGACTTCGGTTTATATCAACGGCAAGTTGGCGGGCAGGGATTCTTCGCTGAGTGTGCCTCATGAGTTTGATGTTACACCTTATATTATATATGGCAAGGATAATGAAATCAGCATCAAGGTGTATAATGGCATAGAAAATGTATGCGTGGGTCAGGATTCGCATAGCGTAACCGACCAGACCCAGGGCAACTGGAACGGCATCATCGGAAAAATGGAATTGCAGGCGCATCAGCAGCAGTATATCCGCAACCTACAGGTTTATCCTGATGTAAAGGGCAAGCAGATTAAGGTGGTGATGGATGTGACGGGGAATGCCCGGAAGGCTGATTTCCAGTTTGATGTAAGTGGCGTCAAGCATTCGTTTTCTAAAATAAAGAGAGAAAGTGATGGAAAATTCTCCGTCATTATTCCGATGGGCGAGGATATCAGGCTTTGGGATGAGTTCCATCCGAATCTTTATACCCTGACTGCTACGATGGGCAAGGAGTCTATCAGTACCACCTTTGGTATGAGCGAGATCTCCATCGAAGGCCGACAGTTTTATATGAACGGCAAGAAGATTTGGATGCGTGGAACCGTGGGCAACTGCTGTTTCCCGGAAACCGGTTATCCGCCAACCGATGAGGCTTCGTGGCTCCGTATTTTCAGAAAATGCAAGGAATATGGACTCAATATGATGCGATTCCATTCTTATTGTCCTCCCGAGGCAGCTTTCTCGGCAGCCGATCAGGTGGGAATCTATCTTCAGCCCGAAGGTCCATCTTGGCCAAATCACGGTGTGAAGTTGGGCAATGGCATGACCATCGACCATTATCTGATGCAGGAAACTCAGCGAATGGTTGAGAAATATGGCAATCATCCTAGCTTCTGCATGCTTGCTGCGGGCAATGAACCTGCGGGAAACTGGGTGAAATGGGTTGGCAACTTTGTGGAAGAATGGAAGAAGTCTGGCGATAAGCGCCGTGTATATTGTGGTGCATCCGTTGGTGGCGGTTGGGCTTGGGACCCGAAGAGCGAGTATCATGTAAAGGGTGGTGCGCGCGGATTGGATTGGGACAAAAAGGCTCCGCAATCGGAAGACAACTTCGATGGGGATATGGTTCGTGTGGTTCAGAAGGGCAGAACGCCGATAACCTTCGATGTGAACGAGCCTAGAGTGACCCACGAGATGGGCCAGTGGTGCGCCTTCCCTGATTTCAAGGAGATTTCGCAATATACGGGAGCCTATAAGGCCCGCAACTTCGAGATCTTTTCTGATTTGCTGAGAGATAACGGTATGGCGAGTCAGGCTGAGAAATTCCTTCATGCCAGCGGCAAGTTGCAGACCTTGGCATATAAGTATGATTTGGAGCGCAACCTGCGAACCAAGGATTATGCGGGCTTCCAGTTGCTGGGCTTGAATGATTATAGCGGACAGGGTACTGCTCTTGTGGGCGTATTGAATGTGCATTGGAAGGAAAAGGGGTATTGTGATGCCAAGGATTGGACGGAGTTCTGTTCGCCAATCGTTCCTCTGGCTAAGTTCCCGAGATTCGTTTTCTCTTCAGAAAACAAGGTGCAGGTTCCTGTGGAACTCTATAATGCGTATCACGAGCCGTTGCAGAATGCGGAGGTAACATACGAGGTGAAGGACGAAAATCAGCAGGTTTTGGCTTCAGGAAAATTAGGAAAGTCTTCGCTTCCAGGTAATTCGCTTGCTGATAATCAGAATTCGCTTCCTGTGGGTAAGAACATCGGTTTAGGCAATGTATCCCTGGATTTCCCTCATCTCCATATTCCGTCTCCATCGCAATTGGTCTTGGAGATTCAGGTGAAGTCTTCCAATGCTCCTGTAGCCCGTAACCATTGGGATTTCTGGGTGTATCCATCTCAGATAGAGATGCCGAATACCAAGGTGCTTAAGGATATCTATATTGCTGATAGTCTGGATGCCAAGGCGCAGAAGGTGTTGCAGAAGGGCGGCAAGGTGCTGCTTCTGGCTGCCGGAAAGGTAAAGATGGGCGAAGATGTGAAGCAAACCTATCTGCCGGTGTTCTGGAATACCAGTTGGTTTAAGATGCGTCCGCCTCATACCACGGGTGCTGCCATCGACAAGGCTCATCCACTCTTCAGAAATTTCCCTACGGATGACTGGGCAAACCTGAACTGGTGGGAGTTGCTGAACAAGGCGCAGGTGATGAATCTCCGTGAGTTCCCGAAGGATTATCAGCCGACAATCCAACCGATAGATACCTGGCACGTGAGTCGAAAGCTCGGTATGATGATTGAAGCCAAGGTGGGTAGAGGCAAGCTTCTGATGACTACGATGGATGTAACCAGCGACTTGGAACATCGCCTGGTGGCAAACCAGATGCGTTATGCCATCCTGAAGTATATGATGAGCGAGGATTTCCAGCCGGCAATAGAGGTGGATAAGCATGTGATTGAAAATCTCTTCACGAAATCGGCGCCACCCGTGAATATGTTTACCAAGGATTCTCCGGATGAACTGAAGCCGAAGCTTAAATAA
- a CDS encoding beta-galactosidase: MKTKTLFAAMSFLTICSMAVQAQIPQQSIRWDKHSLIFDGKRVVPVMGEVHYSRIPQNEWREEVRKMKEGGVTMIAAYVFWNHVEEVEGVFNWSGQRNLRGFLEICKQEEMPVVLRLGPFCHGEVRNGGIPDWMFTKGCKMREENTTFLKYTSELYRQIYSQVQGLQWKDGGPVVAAQFDNEYRGRGSYLMALKKIVQQIGFDLPFYTRTGWPELKTPVPFGEMVPLYGDYADGFWERSLKETAGNYYKAFNFKAFRSSTAIATEQLGKQEAKINKGDEAYPYFTCELGGGMMTSYHRRPYIYPEDAYSLAIVKLGSGSNLLGYYMYHGGTNPTAMMPGNLDDGSAVYLNENQRTQATNYNDMPVKTYDFQAPLGEFGQKNPHYFMLRKLHLFMHDYAEVLAPMESSFPCSQDIEKGDDSHLRWSLRSKDKSGFVFINNYERLQQLSAKKNVQFDVCGMKFPQRPMTVPAGAMCIFPVNIDGIRYATAQLIAKRDGKIYLEQIKGIPTEIAVDGKVLKNVKAKGIAKPVYKNIYLVDSKTAEHLFLQKEGISVEQKNGSVKSQTSKSKKMVPMMSLAPSFKKIKEAESVRKITMAVQKVAEEPSDADFKKAAVYQLHLSPEMLQGRKLLQIQYRGDCARLYADGKLVADNFYNGRPFLMGLWRLPADCQKLELRILPLQKDMPVYFPREADVTKEGEEIVKLEITQQ; this comes from the coding sequence ATGAAGACTAAAACATTATTTGCAGCGATGTCGTTCCTGACAATTTGCTCGATGGCTGTCCAAGCGCAGATTCCTCAGCAATCCATCCGATGGGATAAGCATAGTCTTATCTTCGATGGCAAGCGAGTGGTGCCGGTGATGGGCGAGGTACATTATTCTCGAATCCCTCAGAATGAGTGGAGAGAGGAAGTGAGGAAGATGAAGGAGGGTGGCGTTACCATGATTGCTGCCTATGTGTTCTGGAACCATGTGGAGGAAGTAGAAGGGGTGTTCAACTGGAGTGGACAGCGCAATCTTCGTGGTTTTCTTGAGATATGTAAGCAGGAAGAGATGCCAGTGGTTCTCCGACTGGGCCCTTTCTGCCATGGCGAGGTTCGCAATGGTGGCATACCTGACTGGATGTTTACCAAGGGATGCAAGATGAGAGAGGAGAATACCACTTTCCTGAAATATACATCCGAACTTTATCGTCAGATTTATTCGCAGGTGCAGGGGTTACAATGGAAAGATGGTGGTCCGGTAGTTGCGGCACAGTTTGATAATGAATATCGTGGCAGGGGTAGTTATCTGATGGCGCTGAAGAAGATAGTCCAGCAGATAGGTTTCGATTTGCCTTTCTATACCCGTACTGGATGGCCTGAACTGAAAACGCCGGTGCCTTTCGGCGAGATGGTTCCGCTTTATGGCGACTATGCCGATGGCTTCTGGGAGCGCAGCCTGAAGGAGACTGCTGGTAATTACTACAAGGCTTTCAACTTCAAGGCTTTCCGAAGCAGTACGGCGATTGCCACCGAACAGCTTGGCAAACAAGAGGCGAAGATTAACAAGGGGGATGAAGCCTATCCTTATTTCACCTGCGAACTGGGTGGAGGTATGATGACTTCCTATCATCGCCGTCCGTATATTTATCCGGAAGATGCATATTCGCTGGCTATCGTCAAGTTGGGTAGCGGAAGCAATCTGCTGGGATATTATATGTATCATGGCGGAACCAATCCTACTGCGATGATGCCGGGTAATCTGGACGATGGTAGTGCGGTTTATCTGAATGAAAATCAGCGCACTCAGGCTACTAATTATAATGATATGCCGGTAAAGACGTATGATTTCCAGGCGCCATTGGGTGAATTCGGACAGAAGAATCCTCATTATTTCATGCTCCGCAAACTGCATCTCTTTATGCATGATTATGCAGAAGTGCTGGCTCCGATGGAGTCTAGCTTCCCATGCAGTCAGGATATAGAGAAGGGTGATGATTCTCATCTTCGCTGGTCGCTTCGTTCTAAAGATAAGAGCGGTTTTGTTTTCATTAATAACTATGAGCGATTGCAGCAGTTGTCTGCCAAGAAGAATGTGCAGTTTGATGTCTGCGGAATGAAGTTTCCTCAGCGTCCGATGACTGTTCCTGCCGGTGCGATGTGCATCTTCCCGGTAAATATCGATGGCATCCGATACGCTACGGCACAGTTGATAGCCAAGCGGGATGGAAAAATCTATCTGGAACAGATCAAGGGTATTCCTACTGAGATTGCTGTGGATGGAAAGGTGCTGAAGAATGTGAAGGCGAAGGGTATCGCCAAACCTGTTTATAAGAACATCTATCTTGTAGATTCCAAGACGGCGGAACATCTGTTCCTGCAGAAGGAAGGAATATCGGTTGAGCAGAAAAATGGTTCGGTAAAGTCGCAGACTTCCAAATCTAAGAAAATGGTTCCAATGATGTCACTGGCTCCTTCTTTCAAGAAAATTAAGGAAGCAGAGAGCGTTCGCAAGATAACTATGGCTGTGCAGAAAGTGGCAGAGGAACCGTCTGATGCCGACTTCAAGAAGGCTGCGGTTTATCAGCTTCATCTTTCGCCTGAAATGCTGCAGGGCAGAAAACTCCTGCAAATTCAATATCGTGGTGATTGTGCCCGACTCTATGCCGATGGCAAACTGGTGGCTGATAATTTCTATAATGGTCGCCCGTTCCTGATGGGATTGTGGCGCCTGCCTGCCGACTGCCAGAAGCTGGAACTCCGCATTCTTCCTTTGCAGAAGGATATGCCGGTTTATTTCCCTCGCGAAGCAGATGTGACGAAGGAGGGAGAAGAAATCGTGAAATTAGAAATAACTCAACAATAA
- a CDS encoding MFS transporter: MNSLSNLGDLTRKRVAVAAYYFVPGVVFASWASRIPDVKQMLHLSNGQLGSVLFAIPIGQLLMMAFSGVLVSRFGSKRMLALSEILYALVLFCIGSSTTVFNLILSLMAFGMMANLMNIATNTQACLVEKMYGRNIMSSFHGLWSLGGFAGGIIGAVFANTLLPIEVHFGAILAMSLLIIAIGFRFLVDDATAKAEEEDVPKFSFKTIDPILFLLGLMGFAGMFCEGTVYDWSGVYFSSVVKPDEAFIRAGYVAGMGAMTLGRFMADGFVTKYGPSKVLKVCGGLIVGGLWLAAALPYLIPATLGFLLVGFGISSSVPICYSIAGKLGTIKASIAITIVSSISFFGFLVGPPVIGWLAEATGLRIAISIAACLGLMIAFVAAKVGKRIS, from the coding sequence ATGAATAGTTTGAGCAATTTGGGAGATTTAACCCGTAAGCGAGTGGCTGTTGCAGCTTATTATTTTGTGCCGGGCGTGGTGTTTGCCAGTTGGGCAAGCCGCATTCCGGATGTAAAGCAGATGTTGCACTTGAGCAACGGACAGTTGGGATCGGTGCTTTTCGCCATTCCTATCGGTCAGCTTCTGATGATGGCTTTCTCGGGTGTCTTGGTGAGCAGGTTTGGCAGCAAGAGGATGCTTGCCTTATCTGAAATTCTCTATGCATTGGTGCTCTTCTGCATAGGAAGCAGCACTACGGTTTTCAATTTGATATTGAGTCTGATGGCTTTCGGAATGATGGCGAATCTGATGAACATCGCCACCAATACCCAGGCTTGCCTGGTAGAGAAGATGTATGGGCGCAACATCATGTCGTCGTTTCATGGTTTGTGGAGCCTGGGCGGTTTTGCGGGTGGTATCATCGGAGCCGTCTTTGCCAATACCCTGCTTCCGATAGAGGTTCACTTTGGAGCCATCCTGGCGATGAGTCTTCTTATCATCGCCATCGGATTCCGTTTTCTTGTAGATGATGCTACGGCGAAGGCAGAAGAGGAGGATGTGCCGAAGTTCTCTTTCAAGACCATTGACCCGATTCTGTTCCTCCTGGGATTGATGGGATTTGCCGGCATGTTCTGTGAAGGAACTGTTTACGATTGGAGTGGTGTGTATTTCTCATCTGTAGTGAAACCCGATGAGGCTTTTATCCGTGCGGGCTATGTGGCTGGCATGGGAGCGATGACTCTGGGCAGATTCATGGCCGATGGTTTCGTAACGAAATACGGACCATCCAAGGTGTTGAAGGTTTGTGGTGGTTTGATTGTGGGTGGTTTGTGGCTGGCAGCTGCCTTGCCTTATCTGATTCCTGCCACCTTGGGCTTCCTGCTGGTAGGTTTCGGCATCTCTTCATCGGTTCCTATCTGTTACAGTATCGCCGGAAAACTCGGAACCATCAAGGCTAGCATTGCCATCACCATCGTTTCGAGCATCAGTTTCTTCGGTTTTCTGGTAGGACCACCGGTTATCGGATGGCTTGCTGAAGCCACCGGTCTCCGCATAGCCATCAGCATTGCCGCCTGCCTGGGCTTGATGATTGCGTTTGTTGCCGCAAAGGTAGGAAAGAGAATATCTTGA
- a CDS encoding SGNH/GDSL hydrolase family protein, with amino-acid sequence MKKQTMITLALALTLAMPAMPAFAQKAMSKKEIAEKEKAFKNLQHPWKGKKVAYFGDSITDPRIKASKVKYWGFLQDWLGITPYVYGVSGRQWNDIPRQADLLQKEHGDDFDAILIFMGTNDYNNGVPIGEWYEETFDSVRVALHKPSEMVQRRHRHFAMDKNTLKGRINIAMSKLKQMYPTKQIVVMTPIHRAYFGSSDKNIQPDEMYENARGIFFDEYVKAIKEVGNVWAVPVIDLNSLSGLFPLYDAGAQMFNKPNTDRLHPNDAGHSRMAKTIMQQLSALPCDF; translated from the coding sequence ATGAAGAAACAGACAATGATTACCCTGGCACTCGCCTTGACTTTAGCGATGCCAGCCATGCCCGCCTTCGCTCAGAAGGCGATGAGCAAGAAAGAAATCGCCGAAAAGGAAAAGGCTTTCAAGAACCTCCAGCATCCCTGGAAGGGAAAGAAGGTGGCTTACTTCGGCGACTCCATCACCGATCCAAGAATCAAGGCATCGAAGGTGAAATACTGGGGATTCCTGCAGGATTGGCTCGGTATTACCCCCTACGTTTATGGCGTGAGCGGCAGACAGTGGAACGATATTCCCCGACAGGCTGATCTACTCCAGAAAGAGCATGGTGATGATTTCGATGCCATTCTCATCTTTATGGGTACCAACGATTACAACAATGGTGTACCTATCGGTGAATGGTATGAGGAGACTTTCGACAGCGTAAGGGTAGCCCTTCACAAGCCAAGCGAAATGGTTCAGCGTCGCCATCGTCATTTTGCCATGGATAAGAACACCTTGAAAGGTCGCATCAACATAGCCATGTCGAAGTTGAAGCAAATGTATCCTACCAAGCAAATCGTGGTGATGACTCCTATCCATCGTGCTTACTTTGGAAGCAGCGACAAGAACATCCAGCCCGACGAGATGTACGAGAATGCCCGTGGCATTTTCTTCGATGAATACGTGAAGGCGATTAAGGAAGTGGGCAATGTGTGGGCGGTACCGGTCATTGACCTCAACTCCCTTTCGGGTCTCTTCCCTCTTTACGATGCTGGTGCCCAGATGTTCAACAAGCCGAATACCGACCGTCTTCATCCTAATGATGCCGGCCACTCGCGCATGGCGAAGACCATCATGCAGCAGCTCTCTGCATTGCCTTGCGATTTCTAG